One stretch of Euphorbia lathyris chromosome 7, ddEupLath1.1, whole genome shotgun sequence DNA includes these proteins:
- the LOC136201404 gene encoding ACT domain-containing protein ACR3, whose amino-acid sequence MAKVCWPYFDPEYENLSTRINPPRVSVDNNTCKDSTLIKVDSMNKPGILLEVVQILSDIDLIITKAYISSDGGWFMDIFHVTDQQGKKISDSKTIEYIEKALGPKEYKKEEVKRVGVHSVGNYTAIELIGWDRPGLLSEITAILANLDLNVAAAEVWTHNRRIACVVYVTCGVEVEVEEGSRMSIMEEQLKNILRGCDDKAARSRTSLSMGFTHVDRRLHQMLFADRDYEDEDREVDYSHSPYGGCLKPKITVERCEEKGYSVVTVSCKDRAKLLFDIVCTLTDMQYVVFHANISSNAPYALQEYYIRHMDGCILDTQVEKERVIKCLEAAIQRRVCEGLSLEVCGKDRVGLLSQVTRILRENGLTVSRAGVTTVGEKAVNVFYVRDASGNTVDIKTIEALRKEIGHTMMLNVKKTPSPSPSPSPSPTQQQPPTKGWAKTSFFFGNLFEKFLP is encoded by the exons ATGGCTAAAGTTTGCTGGCCATATTTTGATCCTGAGTATGAGAATTTAAGCACTAGAATCAATCCTCCAAG GGTATCAGTAGACAACAATACTTGCAAAGACTCTACTCTAATTAAG GTTGACAGCATGAACAAACCAGGAATACTTCTAGAAGTTGTGCAAATTCTATCTGATATTGACCTTATCATCACCAAAGCTTACATCTCCTCAGATGGAGGATGGTTCATGGACA TATTTCATGTGACCGACCAACAAGGAAAGAAGATCAGTGACAGTAAAACCATTGAGTACATAGAGAAG GCATTAGGTCCAAAGGAGTACAAGAAAGAAGAAGTGAAAAGGGTGGGAGTGCATTCAGTAGGGAATTACACAGCCATTGAACTGATAGGGTGGGACCGTCCAGGGCTGTTATCTGAGATTACAGCAATCCTTGCGAACCTTGACTTGAATGTAGCTGCTGCGGAAGTTTGGACACATAACAGAAGAATAGCATGTGTTGTTTATGTGACATGTGGTGTGGAAGTGGAAGTGGAAGAGGGAAGTAGAATGTCAATTATGGAAGAGCAGCTTAAGAACATTCTAAGAGGGTGCGATGACAAAGCAGCACGATCACGCACTAGTTTGTCAATGGGGTTCACACATGTTGACAGGAGACTGCACCAAATGTTATTTGCAGATAGAGATTATGAGGATGAGGATAGAGAAGTTGATTATTCTCATTCTCCATATGGTGGATGTTTAAAGCCAAAGATAACAGTTGAAAGGTGTGAAGAAAAGGGTTACTCAGTAGTTACAGTTAGCTGCAAAGATAGAGCCAAATTGCTATTCGACATAGTGTGCACTCTCACTGACATGCAGTACGTTGTTTTCCATGCCAATATCTCATCTAATGCTCCCTATGCATTGCAG GAGTATTATATCCGTCACATGGATGGTTGCATACTTGATACTCAAGTAGAAAAAGAGAGAGTCATAAAATGCCTGGAAGCAGCCATTCAGAGAAGAGTATGCGAG GGGTTGAGTTTAGAAGTGTGTGGCAAGGATAGAGTAGGGTTGCTATCACAAGTAACAAGGATTCTGAGAGAGAATGGATTAACAGTATCAAGAGCAGGGGTAACAACAGTAGGCGAGAAAGCAGTGAATGTATTCTATGTGAGAGATGCTTCAGGAAATACAGTGGatatcaaaacaattgaagctCTTCGGAAAGAAATCGGACACACTATGATGCTCAATGTTAAGAAAActccctctccctctccctctccctctccctctccAACTCAACAACAACCTCCAACCAAAGGATGGGCCAAAACCAGTTTTTTCTTCGGTAACTTGTTTGAAAAGTTTTTACCTTGA